The proteins below come from a single Cannabis sativa cultivar Pink pepper isolate KNU-18-1 chromosome 3, ASM2916894v1, whole genome shotgun sequence genomic window:
- the LOC115708958 gene encoding thaumatin-like protein 1b, with protein sequence MNTRVFFMLAFALFFAGANATTITIKNNCQRPIWPATLTGDQKPQLSTTGFELAPGASRSVDIPAGRWTGRFWGRDRCSTNSGRFTCASGECGSGKVECNGAGGAPPTTLVELTVEGNGGQDFYDVSNVDGFNLPVSVVPQGGRGECKQSSCPANINAACPGQLQFKSGNDVVGCFSACAKFNEDKYCCRGAHDKPETCPPSDFSRFFKAQCPEAYSYAYDDKTSTFTCFGGPNYLITFCP encoded by the exons ATGAATACTCGAGTGTTCTTCATGCTCGCTTTTGCACTCTTCTTTGCAg GGGCAAATGCGACTACCATTACCATAAAAAACAACTGCCAAAGACCCATCTGGCCAGCAACCCTAACCGGAGACCAAAAACCCCAACTCTCAACCACTGGTTTCGAGTTAGCACCGGGAGCTAGCCGTTCCGTGGACATCCCAGCTGGACGTTGGACAGGCCGCTTCTGGGGCCGAGACCGTTGCTCAACCAATTCTGGCAGGTTCACGTGTGCCAGCGGCGAGTGTGGGTCCGGCAAGGTTGAGTGCAACGGCGCAGGCGGAGCCCCACCGACCACTCTGGTCGAACTGACCGTGGAAGGAAACGGAGGACAGGATTTCTATGATGTCAGCAACGTGGATGGGTTCAACTTGCCGGTTTCGGTTGTGCCACAAGGCGGTAGAGGTGAATGCAAGCAATCATCTTGCCCGGCGAACATCAACGCTGCCTGCCCGGGTCAGCTCCAGTTCAAATCTGGAAACGACGTCGTTGGGTGTTTTAGTGCTTGCGCCAAGTTTAATGAGGACAAGTACTGTTGTAGAGGTGCTCATGATAAGCCGGAAACTTGTCCTCCAAGTGACTTTTCTAGGTTCTTCAAGGCACAATGCCCTGAAGCTTACAGCTATGCTTATGATGATAAGACCAGCACTTTTACTTGCTTCGGTGGACCAAATTATCTCATCACTTTCTGCCCATGa
- the LOC133035946 gene encoding uncharacterized protein LOC133035946, with translation MPQQQQQQQQQQPRSPQQPQFFQQQQQHSPNMSGGSSQSPQLHYMFGLPSQSPPIFFSEAAGGSQTQPMVGNIGGSSQQPYPVYGQFGSLLQQQPVYGQMGGSPQQPMYEAFSVLRVSNNSNNQFWFAPTLDNMWRSCLRRRLDNLITLPRRLNPVRILMVQDLAQMQTNF, from the coding sequence AtgccacaacaacaacaacaacaacaacaacaacaaccacgaTCGCCTCAGCAGCCCCAGTTttttcaacaacaacaacaacattctCCCAACATGTCTGGTGGCTCTTCACAATCGCCTCAGTTGCATTACATGTTCGGGCTTCCCTCGCAGTCTCCTCCTATATTTTTTTCGGAAGCCGCTGGAGGATCTCAGACACAACCTATGGTTGGTAATATTGGAGGCTCATCCCAACAACCATACCCTGTGTACGGTCAATTTGGGTCATTGTTGCAGCAACAACCTGTGTATGGTCAAATGGGAGGATCTCCACAACAGCCTATGTATGAGGCTTTTTCAGTGCTCAGAGTcagcaacaacagcaacaaccaaTTTTGGTTCGCCCCCACCCTCGACAATATGTGGAGATCTTGCCTACGCCGCAGACTGGACAACCTTATTACCCTGCCCCGCCGGCTCAATCCCGTGAGAATATTGATGGTTCAAGACTTAGCTCAAATGCAGACGAATTTTTAG
- the LOC133035652 gene encoding uncharacterized protein LOC133035652 — MTIDKSWTTLRNRRCPQYWDGLNAFLEMASKCKDCDGRIRCPCVRCVNNRLQTLPVVKAHVFDWGFFTGYEKWTYHGEAESSATNAMNDHDDADDDTEIDEMIPIVDDFLQPSFEMDDNPVANQWRDELFEEIEAELYPGCDWISSLNFLVKLLHLKVRGKIPNNIFDELLKLLKFAFPKENKIPSNYYDAKKKLKKLGLGYESIHVCKHNCCLFYNEHANEDSCPVCGTSRWITSENLGAKKVPHKVMRYFPLIPRLKRLYTSRHTAKYMVWHHSGKSKDEGVMRHPVDGAAWKDFDAKHPDFASEPRNVRLGLAADGFNPFGNMSQAYSMWPVVLANYNLPPWLCMKDNNFMLTILIPGDKSPGMDIDIFLRPLVDELKELWVNGVDTRDCRTNTVFKLRAALLWTVNDFLARSYLSGWSGQGYKACPTCNEDTSSIRVIGKTSYVGHRRFLPNNHRMRRDTQFDGQIERIPPPKRFTCEEVLEQVNKLPPHLPGNHELFGGVKRRRVAENHNWRKKSIFYELDYWCSNILKHNIDVMHVEKNVCDSLLGTILDNEKSKDTTNARHDLKKLGVRESLWI, encoded by the coding sequence aTGACAATCGACAAGTCTTGGACCACTTTGCGAAATCGTAGATGTCCACAATATTGGGATGGTCTAAATGCATTTTTGGAGATGGCCTCGAAATGTAAAGATTGTGATGGTAGAATTAGGTGCCCATGTGTAAGATGTGTGAACAATAGGCTTCAAACTTTACCTGTTGTGAAAGCACATGTATTCGATTGGGGTTTTTTTACTGGTTACGAAAAGTGGACATACCACGGGGAAGCAGAATCTAGTGCCACTAATGCAATGAACGACCATGATGACGCTGATGATGATACTGAAATAGACGAGATGATTCCAATAGTGGATGACTTCCTTCAGCCGTCATTCGAAATGGATGATAATCCAGTTGCAAATCAATGGCGCGACGAATTATTTGAAGAAATTGAGGCCGAGTTGTATCCTGGTTGTGATTGGATATCTTCTCTTAACTTTTTGGTAAAGTTATTGCATTTGAAAGTTAGGGGAAAGATTCCTAACAACATATTTGATGAATTACTGAAGTTATTAAAATTTGCTTTTccaaaggaaaataaaattccatcAAACTATTATGATGCcaagaaaaaattgaaaaaattaggatTGGGGTATGAGTCTATTCATGTGTGCAAGCACAATTGCTGTTTATTTTACAATGAACATGCAAATGAAGATTCATGTCCAGTCTGTGGCACTAGTAGATGGATAACTTCAGAAAATTTAGGAGCAAAAAAGGTGCCTCATAAGGTGATGCGTTACTTTCCATTAATTCCGCGACTGAAGAGATTGTATACTTCAAGGCATACGGCTAAATACATGGTATGGCACCACAGTGGTAAATCAAAAGATGAGGGTGTGATGCGACACCCTGTGGATGGTGCAGCGTGGAAGGACTTTGATGCCAAACACCCTGATTTTGCTAGTGAACCTCGAAATGTTCGTCTCGGTTTAGCTGCTGATGGctttaatccatttggcaatATGAGCCAAGCTTACAGTATGTGGCCTGTAGTTTTGGCGAACTATAATCTTCCACCTTGGTTATGTATGAAAGATAATAATTTTATGTTGACCATTCTAATTCCTGGAGATAAATCACCCGGAATGGACATAGACATATTTTTAAGACCCTTGGTGGATGAGTTGAAGGAGTTGTGGGTTAATGGAGTAGATACGAGAGATTGTCGAACCAACACTGTCTTCAAGTTGCGTGCAGCTCTTTTGTGGACAGTGAATGATTTTCTTGCTCGTAGTTATTTGTCTGGTTGGAGTGGTCAGGGATATAAAGCTTGTCCTACTTGCAATGAAGATACATCTTCTATTCGAGTAATTGGTAAGACATCTTACGTGGGTCATAGAAGATTTCTGCCAAATAACCATCGAATGAGAAGGGATACTCAATTTGACGGACAAATTGAGAGAATACCTCCTCCAAAACGTTTTACTTGTGAAGAAGTATTAGAACAAGTAAACAAACTCCCACCCCACCTCCCTGGAAATCATGAGCTCTTTGGTGGTGTGAAACGTAGGCGAGTTGCAGAAAATCATAATTGGCGGAAAAAAAGCATCTTCTACGAGCTTGACTATTGGTGTTCAAATATTCTTAAACACAATATTGATGTCATGCATGTTGAGAAGAATGTTTGTGATAGTTTATTGGGCACAATATTGGACAATGAGAAATCCAAGGACACTACCAATGCAAGACATGATTTAAAGAAGCTAGGCGTCAGAGAATCGTTGTGGATTTAG